The region GAGCATGGCAATGTCTTCTTCCTATTTCCCACTCTACTGGTAGCTCACTGCCTTAATTTGAAGCTGCAATGTCTCTGCTGTTTAATTTAATCGCCCAGAAACTCAGCTACTTATAAAGGCAGGCGTTGTGGGGATGTATGTAACCAGGATCCATGAGCCTACAAAGCGCTGCTCCTGCGCATTTTAATACGAATGACAGCACCGAGCAACATTCATGTCATGTTCAGGAAAATCTCCACCTACTGGGCCTGATCCAGAAAAGGCTGAAATTATCTCCTTGTACTACAAACTACAGACACCTCTGATGGCTTTACACAACATCTTTCAGGCTTATATTTGTCACACTAGGGCTCAGTCCAGAAAATATATCCACGCTGCTTACTCTGAGTTCCtacaaaatgagtatttttcacTTATAAAGCACTTTAGATATCCTTTTCAGATGCACAGTTTTTCACCTGTCTAAAATTTTAAGTGGTATCTTCAGCTTGGACTTCTTGCCACTTCATTTGGATCCCACCATGTGGAATCATCTACAATCAAAGCCATCTGCAGAGCCACAACACAGAGCCCAGCAGCTTACCATGTCCACCGCCACTCCCCAGTTCTCCAAACTGTGGCTCAAAGTTATGAGACACAAAAAAACTGCCTGCCTGCCAGGATCCTCAGCCTCGTGTCCTCAAGGGACATTCAGGGTCACTAGCCAGAACTACATACATGAAAGTAAAAATCTGTCAGTTATAGAAAGGTGCAGGTGGCATGGCACAAGCGTTTTTAATGTGCACATGCAGGTAACCATATTCTTGCTGTTTGATTATGTCATTATTCAACAGACCCCATGGGCTGAGGGTCCTGGAGGTCCTGGTCAGGGAGGACGGACGGAAAGTGTATTTTTTAGTATGTGTATGTGTCCCAAAGGCAACAGAAGAAGTGGTGCTGTGTCCTGATTTGCTTTCTACAAGAAGTAAAGGAGGACCACAGAAGGGATGGGTGGGAGATGGACAGGGCTACCTGCAAGAAGGGAGGTTTCTTCAGATTTTCACAGCAAGTGTCAGGATTATGAAGCCTTTTTCCTCCCACCATTTTAACTTACATAATCAGCTAATGTGCCTGACTAAACCATTAAAGCCACCTAGAATGCCTTTCACCAGGCATGCTGGAGACGGATGGGTCTCCCAGACtaccctcagcacagccctgctcttccAGGCACCTACAGGAGTCTTCCCACTACCAATCCCACAGTATTGTCCCACAGCAGGTAACAACTGCCCAAAATGGAGATGGGAAGCAGTGGTGTCTCTTGTCTGGCTACATGCAGTGTTATGGTATTGCTCTGTGCAGCAAAACAGACTTGGCCTCTGCCTTCTGGGTATGAAATGTTTGGTTCTGTTATGAAGAGAGGAGAGTAGAAAGGAGTAAATACCATAATATTGTTAAGGTTGACTTCCTCAAGGTCAGGATCATTGCTTTGTATTCGTTTCAGAGTTTCCTCCACATCCGTTGAGTTCGGTTCCTCGTCAGGAACTGGTTTGTACTGTGTGGGCTTGATCACACCTGCAAGTGAAGAGCAAGACAGGTGAAACTGAAAGCACCCTGAGCAGCAGCATGTTCCCTCTGGGTGTGTTTCTCCCCTACCAGAGGCATTGCTGGGAGAGGGAAGCATGACCTGAAAAAAACAGACACAAGATGTGAGACTGAACACGTGCTCGTCAGCTCCATCTGTGCTCATGCACCCAGAAACGCTGCCTGGTGCTGGGGCCAACCATCACGGGACAGCTGGTGGCTTCTGCTATGTGCTCTCAGGGTCCAAAACGGGGTGATGGAGGCTACACTGCCTGTGTGGGGCAGTTCCCTGGGCTGTGCTACCTCCCGGATGGCACCAGGGCAGCAGCCGAGACCGTACTGGCTTGCACAGGGCAAGGATGGACCAGAGACGGCCCCAGCAATCACAGGCTGCTCTGACATTCACGGCTCCAACCTCCAGCctaaaaataattcccatttcaCCTCTGCTAGCAGCTCCAAAGCCAAACACTTCAGCCTGCTAGCACTCTAAATCACTTACTGTTGAGCCCTTCTTTGTTGACGATGGTGCTGCTCCCCAGAGCCTCGTAGTACTGCTGGTTGCTCATCAAGGTGTGCATGCCAAGGAtcgctgcagaaaaagaaaaggaggacaCAACTTGAGTTATTGCAGGCTCCAAAGCCAGGAAAAGATGCACATGTGCTGTACTGCCCAGGATGGGGATCCGTAGCACATTACCTTTCCCTGTACAAGCTCAGAACAACATACAAAGGCGGGACCAAGCCCCCCAGCTGCCATAAACACACAACAGGGCTCCAGTGTGCTCCCTTGTTTATTCCAAGGTAGCATGGTTCATGGAAGAGGAAGATCACCTTGCAGACAACAAACAGACAAGGCTTCCCAGTAGCCAACTTGATTCAGCATCACACAAAAATAGCAAGGGGAAGACAATAAAACACATCCCAAAAAAATGCCATTGGTAGGATTTAATCTACAGGGTCCAGCCCAGCAGGACACCCTCATCAGCCTTGCTCACCTGGGCATGTGCCACACACTGCGACAGCCCCGTCTGCGAGACGATCTGTGCCCCACGCAGGACCAAACCAACCCCTCAGGCAGCAGCACACCAGCTGGCTGTCATCCGGAGCGTAGCAACGCACACCATGCTCTCACCCAACAAAAAGtggtggcggcggtggtggtgtgcTTTCAAAACTGATCTTTGTACGCTTGGAAGTTGACCTTGTGAGAAGCTAAAGCTCTGCTGGCTCGGTCGAAATGCAGAAAGTGATGGTATGCACAAAATTCAAAGACTCTAGGAGCCCAAAAGCCAAACTTCTGTGAATTTGTGTATCTCAGGCCCGTGACTGCGAAACCAACGTGCAAACGCACATTGAAACATACCCAGGGGGATCTGCTGACATTTTTGCCAGCTGCAAATGAGCAGTGGGAAGCTAATGGCTTAGAAATATTTGGGCAAAGATTCTGCTTACAAAAATAACCCTGCTACTCACAGAAAGTTCCTGTTTGAAAATAAACTGGGTttttaatcaactttttttttttttaatttaaaataactgtatgactttctaaagaaaaatgcagacaTGTGAATACTTGTTATAAACAGACACACTTGAACAAATTTTGACCTCTGGATGGGCACAGTGGTTAAGATACATAAAGGAGAAATCTCTCCCTAAAATTCAAGCACACCACTACAATGGCACTTCGCTTTCCCATGAGCTGCTCCTCTTATGCTTGGCTGGCACCAGTCTGTCACCATTTGCTCAGTGTCGTGGCCAAGAAGGGCTGGGGGTTACAGGAGAAGGCTGTCCCAAAGGCCCATCGCATGAATGGCATCTGTTACGGTGACAGCTCACCGTGACTCCACGTCTGGGTTGCACAGGCGGGACAGCCTGCAGCAAAGGGTGCCAAGGAACAgcaccatccccttccccatGCCATCCCCCAACATGTCCCCGGTTGTACTGCACAGGGCCAAGCAGCCTCCGTCTGAAAGGCTGGGCACTTCAagtttgcttgtttgtgtttCAGCTGGCCCTTTACCCTGCCCTCTACTCACAGCTGAAATTTTCAGGAGTGCAACACAGCTCGGGAAAAGTGATTTACAGGTTCAGCATTTTGGGGATACGCACACACCCCAAACACAGCTTACTCTGGCAACAAAATCTCTCCAGCAGCCAGGACTGTGAATACCTGGAGTGCGGACAGAGGCACAGGAGCTCTTCCAGGACTTGTTGGGAGTCACGCACAAGGGCTATCCCACTGGCCATGCCAAGGAAGGGACCCAATACATCACGGCTGACAACGAGCCCTGCTAAGTGGGCAAGAGCTGTTTCACAGCCTTAGCAAACTTGGAAAAGCAACGCTGCCACTGTCAACACTGAGATTTCAGCACAGCTTGTATCACATCAGTTCTTCTGCTGCCACTTCAAGTGTATTCTCCCAACAATTGCAGAATGAGCTGCCCCAAACAGTATTTCTCTGTGAAAGTAATCGTTGCACAGATCTGGAGCTTAGAAAGGCAGAGTTTATAGGATAGGGCTTTATAGGACTCCAGGAGCAcagtaaaaaagcaaaacccagagATGCAGTGCTTGGCCAGGGTACATATGTTGGAAGCCTTAACGCAGAAAGACATTTCTAAACCAGAATATGCTATTATTATTTAGAAGCCGTCTAGTTGGTGTGATTATTCTACAGGCTATCTTACAGACTTCCAACAAGGAGGATGCTGCTAGGAAGTATGGAAGTCTGAAGGAGACAGGTCTGGAAGAAGAAGCCAGTAGCACTGAAATACTCATTGACTGCTGGACCAGCAGGGGACACGTGAGCTTGTTAAAGCACCAAGGGGGTGTTCATAAGCTCTTTTGGCATACGACCAACTGCACAATTTGCAAGAAATCCTTAGCTTTAAAATGTGTTGGGAAAAGCTCTTTAACAAAGAGCAGCCCTGAGTGTCCATTGAAAGACTGCTCTAACCTAACAGCTCCTTTAATAAGTTGGCACCAGAAATCCACATTCTCACTGGGTCTGCTCAATTGCTTCCTAGATAGAGGTTTGGCTTGAAGAAAGCTGTGCTGCTGAAGGTGACAGGCTGCAATTTGCAAGATTCAGTGGCAGAGACAGGAGAAGAGATCAAATAGCGCACTCTGTTCCCTTGATAaatccttcttctccctcctcagctttAGTCCATGCTCCTGATTAAATCACATGGGCTGAGAGTAACTCTAAATATACCcttcttttttaacaaaaaaataaatcctgtcacAACTGTCAGCACTCAGATAAACATCAAAAAGCTCAACAGCTTATTTCCCACAAAAGAACAAACAACAAGAAACTAGTCGTCAAACAACCTGAACCCCCCAATTCACATGAAATTGTTTTACCAGCAATGTCACAGAGCTCTGCATCGGAGGCATTAGCAAGGGCTTCCTCCAGTTCTGGCTCCAGAGTCACGCTTTCCAAAACAGGATCCATGGGCTTCTGCTTGGGAATCCAAGCTTTTCCTATAAATGCAAAGTGAGGTCACTCTCAGGATGGCTGTAGCAGCTGCTTCACAGAAAGCCCTGCAGACGCATTTCCATGGGGTGAGATTTGCACAGTGGGAAGGACAGAGGGGGCACAAGGACCTAGAGAAAAAGCAGGAGACGCTGAATCCCTTCCCATCAGCTTGCGGTCTAAGCCCTGCTGCGAGGTGAGCCAGACACCTCCAACTGTGGACCTGGACTCCTTCAGCAGCGTGAAGGGCTGCATCTACAAAAGCCCAGAAGTACGTTTGTACAGGATGACGACAGCTCAGCGCACAGCACTCAGAAAGCCACGCACAGCCTGGCCCTGCAGGACTTCACTTCTCTGAAGGCTGCATAAAATGGATGGAGATTTGCCAGCACTCACGTGGACCAAGAGAGGCCAGTGGCTGGAATCCAGCACTGTGCAGGATGGGTTCTGCTGCTGAGACAGCCGCGGCTGCCAGCTCCAAATGCACGGTGGCAAGGCAGATGGCACAGGAGTCAAAAGCGGGTGGGAAGGAGGCGGTGGAGGGGgtctggcagcaggcaggggtaGTAGTCAGCCATCCAGCGAGCACACAGGATGTAGGGAGGAGCAGGCGTGGGGCAGCTGGTCTGGCTCAGCATCGCTGCAGAGGACAATAAGGCAGAGGGGAGAGACACAGAGGGCATGCCAGATGGGACACCTCCGTGCTCCATCTCCCGGGACAGCAACAGGCCAAGAAACAGGCTTTTTCCCTACAATTCAGAGGTGCAAAGTGACAGGTACAGCTGGTGAAGCAAAGCTGCCATCTCAGCTGCTTGCTCGTGGCCTTTTCTGAAGTGGGGGGCTGCCCACATGGGCAAGGGGCTGTGCAGCGAGTGgtgcagctccagcccagctctgaacaggacaggaggaaaggcctcaagttgcaccaggggaggtttagattggatattaggaaaaatttctacaccgaaagggttatcaagcattggaacaggctgccctgggaactggttgaggcaccatccctggaggtatttaaaagacaggtagaagTGCTGCTTAGCGACATGGTCTAGTGGTGGTTtcgtcagtgttaggttgatggttggactcaatgatctgaaaggtcccttccaacctagaaaattctatgattctgtgaatgccATGGGCTCCCTGGCATTCCCCCATCCCGATGCCCAGGACAATCACCGGGCGAGCCACCTCCATGTCTCTGCCGGAGCTGGCTGCGCCCCAGGGAGGTgtggggggtcccagggaggggacagggttcATGGCCCTGGgtggctgctcccagctcctAACAGCTCGCTCCACCAACGGGCAGGTGGGTCTCTCTGTGGAGGCTGAACGGGTCAGGTCTGAGATTTCACAGCAGGGCACCTAAGAAAAGAGAGAGGTTTGTGGTGTTTTAACAGATCATGATCTttggcagggagcagcctggtAGGTAAACCCAACGCTGCTGCCGGACGGGAGGAGGGATCTCAGAGGATTTTGGATCAGTCCCCTCCCCTGAAATAGCCCAGGATCACTGCAGAGAGATAGCGAGCGCAAAGCTCTCTGCCTGGCATGCCAGCCAGGACTATTTTTGTCCCCCCTCTCTGAAACCAGAGTCAGCGGCACCAAAGGGGACAAACAAAGATCCTGCTACTCAGGGATGTGCAAAAAACAGAAGCAGCTAAATTTAGCCTCAAGGGAAGAAGCAACTGCACTTCGGGCTCCCCCCGGTAAGAAACGGTGTCTGCTATGAACAGCCTTTTGCAGAAGGGCCCATCTCCTGCCTGTGTGCGGCCGCCCCGGCAAAGAGGGAAGGAATCTGCCTCCTGGGACACAGCTGCTCTCGCAAAAATAGTCAGAGCATCATGTGTACCCTCTGGGTACTGCGCAGCTAAATGTCCCCGTTGGGCTGGTCCCTTCAGCTCTGGCTTGGTGCAGAGACCCAGAACCGTTGTCCCACCAGCCACACGGCAAACCGTACACACCATCTGGTCAGTTCAGCAGGGAATAGGAAAAACAGGGCAAACTTAATTCTGCCGTCACATGGTAACTCCTTTTGACATCTCACTGTCATTGAAACTTCTGGGTTTTAGTTTTAGACAGCTTCCTATCTCAGCCATGCTGTATTACAAGTTTGATCTTTAAATTAAATGGTGCATGCAAAGAGCATTATACATGAGAACACAGCACATACGCACACACCAACTCCTACCCTGtccagcagcatggccagggaGAGCAGCTCCCATGGCAAACTGGTAAATCACCCTCCAAACTGCAAAGAGAGCGAttcatttccagctctgccacaacTGTGAATACATTATTTGCCATCTCTGGCTCACAATCAGTGTAAGTTGTGTCTTCACTCAACAGGGTGTTACAAGTGAAAAGATGCTTAACGTGTTTGAGGTCTCACCAGCTTGAAATATGATTAGCTCAGACCAGAAACCGAAGACTCAAAATGCCTGAAATACCTCTGTTTCCTGCGGAGCACTGCTACTACCTTCTGGGCTAGCCAGGCAGGTAGCCAATGCTGGGCTGGGGTATGTCTGAAGTTGTGAAATCGCTCTTCCTGATAGCACTCAATTTACTCTTTTCATTTACTTCTTTGAAggagagctctttttttttttttcctttcttttccctaaaaataCCACCTGAAGTTTTATTAAATGGGCAGATTTAACGCAAGCTCTTTCTCGGAGAGGCACGTTGATCAGTAAGGGGGCGGCTTTGAGGAACACCTCAATTGGGAAACATGCTCACACACCCACATTTTCATGCACTACTTCTTTGACGTGGGGCAAGCAATAGTGTAAAACAGTGTTCACCCAGATCTTCTGCTGCAGGGAGACCATGGTACGGAGGAAAGAACAGCAGGGAAAAGCTGCTGAGAAGTTGCTGGAACCCAGAGGCAAGGATTGACGGGCCCACATCCCAGGTCAGATGATATTCAGAGTGCTAATGAGAGCAGTAAAGTCTGGATAACAGGACCTGTCCCAGGAGAACAGGAAAAGATGCCAGAAGGAGGCAAaagagaagaggcagagcaaatCCCTTGCTCAAAGGCCCCAGGGCCACACACAGAGCAGGGGTGCAGCAGCCGCCGCCAGGTACGGTGCAGgaaaaaacatgcagaagaaacacGCAAACTGCCAGAGGCTGGGAAATGAGCCTGGGGTTGTCAAGAGCTGATGAAGACTAGATGGGAACTGCTGGGATCATCACAGCTAAGGGGAGCTGTGGAGTTTCTCTATACCAAGATGAAGTTCAGAGTGTAGGGATGGAGCATGAAAGGTGACGGTGGAAAACAGCACAGCATGCCGAGCTCGCGGGAGGACAAGGCACAGGAGGAACAAGAAAGGACAAGATGATATCTTCCCTGGAGCTTGATACAGCTGCAGTGGGATGAGGACGGAAAGAGGCTGCAGAGTGGTACAGCCTCTGTCCACCACTTCACAACATATCAGGCGGTACCCAAATCAGCAAGCACATGGACCTCTTGAGCACACCCCAGTTTACtggccagcctgggctggggctaGACAGCAGGGAGAGCAGATCCACCACCACAATGGTGTCACAATGGAGTCATGCTGAACAACACGGCTCAGACCTTCTGCTGTGCACCGGCTGTGCCTTCATCGTGATGCAACCAGTGTGGCACAAAGGATGACCATACCTCTCTTTTCACCTGTGAAAGGAACCAAGTCTTCTCTGTCTTTAACATCCTTTGCCTGCTTTTCTAGGTGGGCCATGAGTTCCTCCCTTTTGAATGGGCCGGTTGGTGGCTTTTGCGTCTGATCCCGCTGCCTGAGCCCTGCCGGCAGCAACGCATTCTAGGCATGGAGAGGAGAAACACAGGTTATCTCTGCAGGCCACGATCCCCGTCCATCAAACACTCCTCCCTCTCCACTTTCCTCAATGCACTATCTTTCTTCCACATTGCTGGACAATTTGCTTCTCCTTGTGTCCAAGATTATCTCCATCTAGCCCCACTCATTCCCACATCATCTAAGACACATAACGCTCCTTCCCCCCTCCTATTTCAAATGCTGTCTCCACTACAAGATCTCCATGCTGCCAAGTGGATGTTTCTCTACAACAGCAGCTCCAGTCCTTTCTCTGGGGGCTCTCAGccatcccctcctgctcctcctagCCCCTTCCCACACTCCCACCAATTCTGCTGCCTCTTTGCAACAGTCGCAGCACCAGAACCACGCTGCTAAACTCAGCTGGTCTTCTTCTCCCTGTATGTGTCTGTCAGAGTGCCCACACGCCCCACATGTCCCAGCAAGAATCAGCTCAGGGAGATCCCATGGTCTTTCCCAGAGCAGACCAGAGAGACGCGGTGGTCTCTTCTGCCCTTCATGATCCATCACAAAACTACAGGCAGGGTCTCGCAGAGACGGTCACTCTGTTGCAGAGCAAAACCCCGGCAGACCTCAGCCCTTTTTCAAACTGCCTACTTGTTATTCAGTCACATTAGCCACCACGGGAAGTTGCTTTGTGCCTGACACATATGGCATGTAAGCACCtgcttatatttaaatatagaaCAGCCTTAATGCAGTAAGTAAGACTGTTCCCAGATTTGACACTAAGCATGTTCTTTAAAGCTTTGCTGGATAGAAGTCAACATTTACTTTTTAAGACATCCAAGGTGATTTTGAACAACACGCTGATTTTTCCAAGCTTGCCTAATAAAagtaattaattataatttaaatctGCATCAGTGAAAAGCCTGGGAAGGAAAATGACTAATAGGAAACAATTAGACTTGGGCAACCTTGGAGGGAAACTTTGGAGACCTGTGCTAACACacaagggaggaagaggaaacagcTTGCTTCCTCAGGCTTCATGCTGTGAGAGCGACCAGGCAGCCTTCATGCTTTAACTTCTGGATGCAAGCTACACCTGTACTGACAGATGTTCAcgattattttacttttctatatCTTTCACAGAATGCTGCCCAACTCTGTGTCTTCTGAGGCAGCTGTAATCAGCCCATCAGCCCATACGCTTAATCCCGGGAGCGAGCCTGCCACCTCTTAATTATTTTCCTGTGCTGCAATTAAAAATACTGATGATGCAATCTACACTGCCCATCGTTTCCCCCCCGAAACACTAACTGCATGTTGCAGGAACAATTTCTCACTTGGCAGTGCCCAGCCTCATCATCTAATGTGTCCGTAGCCCAGAGGCCTGCCAGTTGGCTCTGCACAGCCCCTGCTGGGGCCACAGGACAATGTTGCCTCCAAAAAGCTTTCATTGCTTGGCACCAGCAGGCCCAGTGTTTGCATGTGCACAGCTCCGACTGATGTTGGGAGGTTGCTAAAAAGCAATTGTCCCATTTTGAAAAAATCTGGGATTTGGATTTCTGCCTAAATGGAGGAAAATTGAGACCATTTGAAGTCtctattgaaaaaaaccccacccaaacaagCCGCAAAACCCAAAAATTTCCCTCCGAGGTGGCCTGATGAGAAGCAGAGAACCAGTTTCCGCAGGTTCACTGCCCTGGCTGACACCGGTGCTGCAAACCGCAGTGCTCGCCACGCCGGAGCATGCACCCCAGGGCAAGGGCCGGGGAATATCACAGAAATGAAGTCCCACTTGTAGCCCATCCTTGTGATGGCAAAACTGCTTCTGTAGACAGTCTCCTCCACCCTTGCACTGCGTACAGGCTCTGGAAAGGGTCCCACTTAAATACAGATTACTAATGCAGCCCATTTCCCACCCCCCGCCAACTACTGAGATTTACCACCTAGCAAATCTCGTGTAAAAACGACTTACATCAGGATCCAGCTCTTCCAGTTCATTCTCTAACTTCCTGAGCTCCTCCTCTGTCAGAGCCCCAAGGATCTTGTCTTCATCCAGGTCTCGGTATTTCTCTAGCTCCTTTCTGTAAGACATCTTAGAGGAGTCTCGTGAATCTCACTTTTATGTCAAAACTGGACCTGAAACGGAAACAAGCGGCGTTAACACTGAATACATGAAGCGTGACACTGCAGCCCGGCTGGCTGGGGAGCACCGGGTACCGTGGGGTTGCAGAAGATTTATGTTTTAAAGCATGTCTGACTTCAAAGCCAGGCCAGATTGCTCAGGGCCTCCCCCCAGACCCATCCATATCCCACATGCAAGTCATCCCCCGTGGTCGTGAGAGCACCACAACTTCAGTGGCACATCGCTCCATCACGGGCTTACAGGGCAGCGCTGGGGAAGCACCTCGTACAGGACCCCAGCTAGAGATGGCTTTCTCCAAGCAACGCTAGATGTTAACGAAGTGTCCTAGGCATTTATTTCCTTGAAGGACAATAAACCACAAATCATAACATCTCTCATGCCCTTACAAGCCCCCAGTAACACCTCCCTGCACGTGGCACTCCAGATAATGTTGTCACCAGGTGGGAAAAGAGATTTGTAGCACCACTGAGAACCTCCGAGCCCTCAAACCTCCACGAGGCTACAGTGGGCGGCCCTCCTTCCCGTGTTTTAAACCCTCAAGGCGATCAGGAAGTATTATCCATTCGTGTCCAGGAGGCTGCCAGTTAAACGTGCCATTCAGTGACCCACCTTCCCTGCCACAACACGCGCTTGCATGGCTAGGCAGCTGGTCCCTGCACGCCTAAACCAGACCTTCGAGAGGAGCAGTGGGAGTAACCCACTAAATGACCTATCCGGATAATCCCTGCTGACCCGGGGGTTTGTGCCACGTCTCCTAATGTAAAATGCCGTACACAATCGCACACACGTAACTGGACTTCTGCCAGCTCTAAAAGACTGTAGTAGACCTTCTACAAAGGTCAACTTGCTTAAAATATGCAGGTGGGTTAAAAATACACTCACTACAACACACAGGAGTGTATCCCACTCTGCTTTTTGGCTGAAAGTTTCCTTCTGCTTCCTAGCACTATCTGTGTATTCATATTTTTTGGCTCACTTTTTGTGGAGAATATTGAACTCCAGATGATTTAAACAGACCTTTCTTACAGTTTTAACAAAAAGTTTTGCTGATCTCTCAAGGGGCATTTACACAAAAATAACAGCAAGGCCAAACATCTTCTGAGTTTCTATAAATGGCCTCTTTTCAGCTTCTGTGGAACGTCAGAGCCCAACCCCGAGTGACATCTCTCCTGCCTTGCCCATCCTCTCAGGGCAGGTCATGCTCTCATGATGGCTTTGCGTTAGTGGAGACGTCTCCTTACCCAACTCACAGCGCAGCTGCCATTCCAGATAGGAGAATTATCTTTAGCTTGGTCACAAAAGGGCACATTAACGCACACATGGCCCGACAGCAAGCCCTTAAATTTAGAGCCGTCATCTGGTCAGACGTTCGGTTTCCCACTGGTGCGATGGCAATTCCTGCATGGCTCGCATTCCTGCCACTCGCCACTTGGGAGGTGGAGGGCTGGCAGACAGCACCTCCTCCATGGCAGTTCAGAGGgtgaaaaccaccttttttcgaCCTTATACTGAAGCGCACGAGCCACGACTAGTCTGTATTTCGTATTCAATTTTTAGTTTTGGCTATTCTGCtgtggaaggagctggggctaggaggaggcaggaaggcagaggaTAACCCACCCCGGGGTGCTAAATTCCCTACAATGGCTTAAAATACCCACACCTGCCACTCACATGGCAACCTCTGTCCCGGCTACGAGGGGATGGCCACCCCCAGAGGCAGCCACAGCCCCGTTCGAGCCAGCGGGGGTGGCCGGGATGGGACCggagccccccccagggctgaCCTTGTCCCCTCCCGCCAGAAGGACGGAGGCTGTCAGCACCGAGGGGCGAAAGGCAGGAGAGACGTCGGATGTCAGTGCCCGCGGACGGTGTTTCTGGAAAGCGCTCCAGGTTTCCAGCCCTCCTGCCGCGAGATACGAAGCCGGGGCCACGCGTAGCAGAGGCActgggggctggggacaggcggCGAGCCTGCCGAAACACGGCCGAAATCCCAGCGGGGGAGAATTCCGCCCGCTGCCTGCCCGGAGCAGGGCTGCCGGAGGGGACGGTGCCTTTGGCAGCCCCGGGGGTGCAGCCAGAGAGCGGGTCGGCAGCACCAAGGTGCCTGTGGCGGCGGTGGGGGGCTCTGTACCCGACCAACAAGGCGTGGGGGTCTGGCGTCGCATCTTCCATCACCGCCCCCGGGAGCACTGGCTCTCCCTTATCTCCACCTCCCTGGCCTCCTCCACCCTATCTTGCCAATGAGTGCTGGGAGAAGAAGCAAATCCCCCGTCTGCTGTAAATGGCAAGGGGGCTTTGCACTGCCAAAAATAAGAGAGGAGGCAAGTTCTGCCTGAGCATAGTCGTTTTCTTTTAGGCAAGGCGCAGGAACACCCACCCCCACAAACATCTCTCCCCGAGCCCGGCCAGGGTTCAGGCTCGGTTTAACACagacttcccccctccccacgctCCAAAAAAATAACAAGGTCCTCCAACACAACTGCAATATTATATTCAAACTTTAACTCCACACA is a window of Numenius arquata chromosome Z, bNumArq3.hap1.1, whole genome shotgun sequence DNA encoding:
- the TMOD1 gene encoding tropomodulin-1 isoform X2: MSYRKELEKYRDLDEDKILGALTEEELRKLENELEELDPDNALLPAGLRQRDQTQKPPTGPFKREELMAHLEKQAKDVKDREDLVPFTGEKRGKAWIPKQKPMDPVLESVTLEPELEEALANASDAELCDIAAILGMHTLMSNQQYYEALGSSTIVNKEGLNSVIKPTQYKPVPDEEPNSTDVEETLKRIQSNDPDLEEVNLNNIMNIPIPTLKAFAEALKNNTYVKKFSIVGTRSNDPVAFALAEMLKVNTTLKSLNVESNFISGSGILALVEALQGNTSLVELRIDNQSQPLGNKVEMEIANMLEKNTSLLKFGYHFTQQGPRLRASNAMMNNNDLARIHRCDGVWQ
- the TMOD1 gene encoding tropomodulin-1 isoform X1, with amino-acid sequence MSYRKELEKYRDLDEDKILGALTEEELRKLENELEELDPDNALLPAGLRQRDQTQKPPTGPFKREELMAHLEKQAKDVKDREDLVPFTGEKRGKAWIPKQKPMDPVLESVTLEPELEEALANASDAELCDIAAILGMHTLMSNQQYYEALGSSTIVNKEGLNSVIKPTQYKPVPDEEPNSTDVEETLKRIQSNDPDLEEVNLNNIMNIPIPTLKAFAEALKNNTYVKKFSIVGTRSNDPVAFALAEMLKVNTTLKSLNVESNFISGSGILALVEALQGNTSLVELRIDNQSQPLGNKVEMEIANMLEKNTSLLKFGYHFTQQGPRLRASNAMMNNNDLVRKRRLAELNGPIFPKCRTGV